DNA from Amycolatopsis sp. DSM 110486:
GGCGTTTCCGGCCTGCGCGATGTTGCCGTACGTCAACGCGAGGATCAGATCGAGCAGCGCCGCAGCCGGCAACGCCGACGACACCGCCCCCGAGGCCTGAGCCGCCGCGATGCCCGCCACCTTGTCGGCCATCGCGCGCGAGAGGGGGGCCAGCGACTGCAGCAGGTCCGGCCGTCCGAGCGCCTGCCACAGGTTCAGCCGCACCATCCGCGGATTGGCGCGGTAAAAGTCGAATACCTGGCACGCGTACCCCGGCAGGTCCTCGGCGTCGAATGTCACCGCGGCCTGCGCCTGCAGCACCTTCTCCGTCAGCACGGCCTCGAACAGCCCGTCCTTGCTGCCGAAGTACGCGTAGATCATGCGCTGGTTCGCGCGCGCCCGTTCGGCGATGCGGCCGACGCGCCCGCCCGCGAGCCCGGCGTCGGAGAACTCCTCGATGGCCGCGTCGAGGATGCGACGGCGAGTGGCGGCGGCGTCGCGGGCCGGAGCCTCAGTCATGGGCGTCCACCGAGCGGCTCAGCTCCTCCCAACGGTCCAGCTCCGCGAGTTTGCGCTGCTCCGCGCGCCGGATGAAGTCCACGGCCTCGCCCGAAAGCGGCAGCCACAACGGCGGGTCGGTCAGCTCGAACACGCTCAGGATCATCGCCGCCGCCCGCGCCGGGTCGACGCCCGGGGCCTGCCCGGTGGCGTGGGCCGTGCGCATCGGCGCCAGCACGGACGCGTACGCGGGGCTCGGCTCGGGCGCGTCCATCGACGAGTACAGCGACGTCGCCATCGACCCCGCCTTGACCACCGTCACGCGCACGCCGAACCCGGCCGTCTCCAGGGCCAGCGCTTCGGAGAACCCCTCCAGAGCGAACTTCGCCGTGACGTAGGGGCCGAGCCCCGCCGCCGGTGCCAGCCGCCCGCTCACTGACGAGATCTGCAAGACGTGCCCCGCGCCCTGCTTCCGGAACACGGGCAGCGCAGCGCGGCTGACGTGGACCGCGCCCCAGAGGTTCGTCTCGACCTGGTCGCGGAAGTCGGCGAGCGGGGTGTCCTCGAGGCTGGAGACGTTGGCGTAGCCGGCGTTGTTGATCACGCCGTCGAGCCGGCCGAACTCGTCCACCGCACCTGCACGGCGTCCGCGGCGGCCTCGGGGTCCCGCACGTCCAGGGCCACGGCCCGCGCCGATTCGGGGTACGCCGAGACCAGGTCCGCGACCGCGTCGGAGCGGCGCGCCGTGGCCACGACCCGGTGGCCGGCCTCGAGCGCCGCGACCGCGAGCGCGCGACCGAGGCCGCGGGAAGTTCCGGTGATGAGCAGGGTGCGTGACATGGCCGTCCTCAAGTAAGTAACCGAATACTTACCACGATAACGGAGGATCCTCCACATTGCTAGGTGCCAACGAGCTCAAGGAGTTCACGCGCCTCGACCAGGGGTTCATGGAACATCTCCACGACACGCGCCGGGCCCGGGCCGAGTCCACCGAGGCGTGGTACGCACAGGCACGGCTGTTCCGCGACTCCGCCGTCGAGATCGTGGAGTTCGGCGACCGCCTGCGGGCTCAGCTGTGAGCGACCTCCCGCTGCCGCAGCACCTTCCGCAGGATCTTGCCCGCGGCGGACTTCGGGATGGCGTCCACGAACCCCACCTGCCGCACCTTCTTGTACGGCGCCACCCGCTCGGCCACGAACGCCTGCACCGCGGCCTCGTCCAGCTCCGCTGACCGGCGCACGACGAACGCCTTGGGCACCTCGCCCGCCTCGTCGTCGGGCACGCCGATCACGGCCGCGTCGGCGATGCCCGGGTGCGTCAGCAGCAGCGCCTCCAGCTCGGCCGGCGGGACCTGGAAACCCTTGTACTTGATCAGTTCCTTGAGCCGGTCGACCACGTGGAACACGCCGCGGCCGTCGACGGTCACGATGTCGTCGGTGTGCAGGTAGCCGTCGCTGTCGATGGTCGCGGCGGTGGCGGCGGCGTTGTTGAGGTAGCCGCGCATCACGTTCGGGCCGCGCACCCACAGCTCGCCGCGCTCGGCGTCTTCGCCGGTCACGGGGTCGACCACGCGGGCCTCGACGCTCGGCATCAGCAGCCCGATCGACCCGCGGTCGACGTCGGGCCGGTCGGCCGGGATGCCGTGCGTGCACGGGCTGGTCTCGGTGAGGCCGTAGCCCTGCAGCACCGTGACGTTCAGCCGCGCGGCCAGCTCCTGGGCGATGCCGGCGTCGAGCGGCGCGGCGGCGCTCATCACCACGTCGACGCAGCCGAGGTCGTAGTCGGTCACGAACGGGACCTTCGCCAGCGCCAGTGCGATCGGCGGCGCGATGAACAGGTGGTCCACGCGGTGCTCGGCCACGGCGGCGAGGAAGCCCTTGAGGTCGAACCTCGGCATGGTCACCACGGTCGCCCGGTTGAGCAGGCTGATGTTCATGATCCCGTTCATGCCGTAGATGTGGAACAGCGGCAGCACGGCGATCGAACGCTTGCCCGGGCGCAGCTCCGTCAGCGGTTGCATCTGGCTGAGGTTCGCAACGACGTTCCGGTGCGTCAGCAGCACGCCCTTCGGCAAGCCGGTGGTGCCCGAGGAGTACGGCAGCACGGCGAGGTCGTCGGCCGTCGGTTCCGGCGGCGCGGCGGCGGTGCCGGCGAGCAGGTCGTCGAGCGACGTCACGCCGTCGGCCGCGTCGAGCACCACGATCTCTTTGACGCGTACGCCTTCCTCTTTCACGGCGGCGCGCGCGTTGCCGAGCCCGGCGGAGGTGGTGAACAGGATCCGCGCGCCCGCGTCACGCAGCTGGTGCGCCAGCTCGGCGGGGGTGTTGAGCGGGTTGGCGGGTGACACCGCGGCGCCCGAGCGCAGCACGCCGTGGAACACGACGGGGTACTCGGCGCAGTTCGGCGCGGCGAGCACGGCGACGTCGCCCCGGCCGATGCCGCGTTCGGCCAGCGCGGCAGCCAGGCGCTCGACGGCCGTGGCGAGCTCGCCGTAGGTCAGTCGCCTGCCCGAGCCGGCGTCGATGACCGCCGGGTGCGCGGCCTCCTCGGGTGTGAGCGAGCCCAGCAGCAGGCCGGGCAGGGATCCGTCGGGGATGACGACGTCGGGGTAGGTGCTGCGAATGGCCATCGCTCCTCCTGGGCAGGCCGCGGGTTCAGCGCACGGGCTTGGGTTCCTTGGGCAGCCCGAGCAGCAGGTCTCCGACGATGCCGCGCTGGATCTGAGACGAGCCGGCGTAGATCGTGCCGGCGCGGGAGTTGAGGTAGACGCTGGTCCACGACGCGGTCGAGTTCGGCGCGCCGGGATCGTCGGTGTGGTACCAGTTCGGCGACGGCCGCCCCGACGGCGTGAGCGCGTCGAGGCCGAGCACGTCGAGCGCGAGCTCCGTGACCAGGCGATGGTACTCGCTCCACAGCAGCTTGAAGGCCGCTGCGCGCGGCCCGGGCTCCTCGCCGTCGATCAGTAACGCGGCCGTGCGGAGGCCGTGGCAGCGCAGCTGTTCCACCTGCACGTGGCACCACGCGACGCGGCGGCGGATGTCCGGATCGGTGTCCAGGCCACGCTCGCGGACCAGGCCGACCAGCCGGTCGAGCTCGGCGCGGAAGCGGATCGGGGCGTGCAGCGCGGTTTCGCCGCGCTCGAAGCCGAGCAAGGTCATCGCGACGGCCCAGCCGCGGTCGACGTCACCCACCACGAGCTCGCGGTCGGTGGTGGCGTCGGTGAAAAAGACCTCGTTGAAGTCGGTGCCGCCGGTGATGTTTCGGATCGGCCGGATTTCCACGCCGGGCTGGTCAAGCGGGACCAGCAGCATGCTGATCCCCTTGTGCGGCGCGGCTTCGCGGTTGGTGCGGGCGAGCACGAACATCCAGTTGGCCAGGTGCGCGCCCGAGGACCAGAGTTTCTGGCCGTTGAGCCGCCACCGGTCGCCGTCGGGCTCGGCGCGCAGGGCGAGCGATGCCAGGTCGGACCCGGCGCCCGGCTCGGAGAAGCCCTGGGCGAACACGTACTCACCGGAGACGATGCGCGGCAGGAACCTCCCGCGCAGCTCGGGTTTGCCCCAGCGGAGCATGGTGTTGCCGAGCATGCCTATGCCGAACGCGTCGTTGTCGGACCCGAACGGGATCCCGGCTGTGGACAGTTCTTCCACCAGCACCACGAGTTCGGCCGGGCTGAGGCCGGCGCCGCCGTACTCGACGGGCCACGCGGGCGCGACCCAGCCGCGCTCGGCCAGCGCCGCGCGGGCCCGGGTGCGGAACTCGGCGTAGGCGTCGCCTTCGAGGCCGCCGATGCCGCGCCAGCCGGGCGGTACGAGAGCGGCGACGAACTCGTGGACCTGCTCGCGAAAACTCCCCACGCGCCCTCCTGCCTGGGTGACAACTCTGTCCTGACCTCAACAGTTGCGTAGAGAGACCCAATAGTCAATGCTTCGGTGCGGGCCTGGATCTTCGAGGAGGCGTGATGGGTTACGCGACGACGGACGAACAGCGCGAGCTCGCCGAGTCGGTGCGGCGGATGCTGGCCGACGCCGCGCGCACGGCGCCGCTGCCGCCCGCGTGGGAAGCCGCGGGCGCGGGCCTCGACGGAGCCCTGTGGAAGACCTTCGCCGACGCCGGGCTGTTCGGGTTGGGTGTGCCCGAGGAACGCGGCGGGTCCGGTGGTGGTTTGCGGGAACTGTGTGTGGTGGCCGAAGAAGTCGGGGCCGCGTTGCCGCGGATCCCGTTCGCCGCGGCGGTTTCCGCGGTGGCCGTTCTGAGTTCTGTGCACAATGTGGACAACCTTGTGGATGGTTCGGCCGTGGCGGTCGCGGCGTGGGAGTCGTTCCCTGTGTTTCCTGGGCATCGTTCGCCGTTGCGGCTGAGCGGGTCCACTGTGGACGGCGTGCTGCGCGTGGTGCCGTTCGGGCTCGACGCGGACGTGCTCGTGGCGGCGGTCGAGGGTCGGTTCGTGCGGATCGACCTGGCGGCGGCCGGGGTGCGGCGCGAGTCGGTGGGCGCGTTCGACGTGATCGAGCCGGCCGCGGTGGTGGAGCTTTCCGGGGTGCCGGTTGTCGAGGTGCCTTCGGCTGAGGTGTCGGCTCGGGTACTGACGGTGCTCGCGGCGGAGCTGGTCGGAACGGGGCAGCGGGCGCTCGACGGAGCGGTGGAGTACGCGAAGCAACGGCAGCAGTTCGGGCGGGCGATCGGGTCGTTCCAGGCGCTCAAGCACCTGCTCGCCGACCGGTTCGTGCAGCTCGACGCGGCACGGCTGCTGGTCGAGTGGGCCGCTTCCACCGTGGACGCCGGTGTTGAGGCCCTGCCCGCGGCGCGCACCGCCGTGGTCGCCGCGAGCGACGCCGCCGATGCGGCGACGCGCGATGCGCTGCAGGCCCATGGCGGTATCGGCTTCACCTGGGAACACCCGGCGCACGTCCACCTCAAGCACGCCCGCGCGCGGCGCCAGCTGCTCGGCTCGGCGGCACGCCAGCTCGACGCGGTGGCGGAGCACGTGTTCGCCTGAAACGTAGGTGCTTCCTTGATCCGGTTCGGGTAGTTTTCCGATCCGGAAAGAGGGGGAAATA
Protein-coding regions in this window:
- a CDS encoding TetR/AcrR family transcriptional regulator; translation: MTEAPARDAAATRRRILDAAIEEFSDAGLAGGRVGRIAERARANQRMIYAYFGSKDGLFEAVLTEKVLQAQAAVTFDAEDLPGYACQVFDFYRANPRMVRLNLWQALGRPDLLQSLAPLSRAMADKVAGIAAAQASGAVSSALPAAALLDLILALTYGNIAQAGNAALWPDSQRTALATAVSRLVAR
- a CDS encoding AMP-binding protein; translated protein: MAIRSTYPDVVIPDGSLPGLLLGSLTPEEAAHPAVIDAGSGRRLTYGELATAVERLAAALAERGIGRGDVAVLAAPNCAEYPVVFHGVLRSGAAVSPANPLNTPAELAHQLRDAGARILFTTSAGLGNARAAVKEEGVRVKEIVVLDAADGVTSLDDLLAGTAAAPPEPTADDLAVLPYSSGTTGLPKGVLLTHRNVVANLSQMQPLTELRPGKRSIAVLPLFHIYGMNGIMNISLLNRATVVTMPRFDLKGFLAAVAEHRVDHLFIAPPIALALAKVPFVTDYDLGCVDVVMSAAAPLDAGIAQELAARLNVTVLQGYGLTETSPCTHGIPADRPDVDRGSIGLLMPSVEARVVDPVTGEDAERGELWVRGPNVMRGYLNNAAATAATIDSDGYLHTDDIVTVDGRGVFHVVDRLKELIKYKGFQVPPAELEALLLTHPGIADAAVIGVPDDEAGEVPKAFVVRRSAELDEAAVQAFVAERVAPYKKVRQVGFVDAIPKSAAGKILRKVLRQREVAHS
- a CDS encoding acyl-CoA dehydrogenase family protein, whose amino-acid sequence is MGSFREQVHEFVAALVPPGWRGIGGLEGDAYAEFRTRARAALAERGWVAPAWPVEYGGAGLSPAELVVLVEELSTAGIPFGSDNDAFGIGMLGNTMLRWGKPELRGRFLPRIVSGEYVFAQGFSEPGAGSDLASLALRAEPDGDRWRLNGQKLWSSGAHLANWMFVLARTNREAAPHKGISMLLVPLDQPGVEIRPIRNITGGTDFNEVFFTDATTDRELVVGDVDRGWAVAMTLLGFERGETALHAPIRFRAELDRLVGLVRERGLDTDPDIRRRVAWCHVQVEQLRCHGLRTAALLIDGEEPGPRAAAFKLLWSEYHRLVTELALDVLGLDALTPSGRPSPNWYHTDDPGAPNSTASWTSVYLNSRAGTIYAGSSQIQRGIVGDLLLGLPKEPKPVR
- a CDS encoding acyl-CoA dehydrogenase family protein codes for the protein MGYATTDEQRELAESVRRMLADAARTAPLPPAWEAAGAGLDGALWKTFADAGLFGLGVPEERGGSGGGLRELCVVAEEVGAALPRIPFAAAVSAVAVLSSVHNVDNLVDGSAVAVAAWESFPVFPGHRSPLRLSGSTVDGVLRVVPFGLDADVLVAAVEGRFVRIDLAAAGVRRESVGAFDVIEPAAVVELSGVPVVEVPSAEVSARVLTVLAAELVGTGQRALDGAVEYAKQRQQFGRAIGSFQALKHLLADRFVQLDAARLLVEWAASTVDAGVEALPAARTAVVAASDAADAATRDALQAHGGIGFTWEHPAHVHLKHARARRQLLGSAARQLDAVAEHVFA